One window of the Triticum dicoccoides isolate Atlit2015 ecotype Zavitan chromosome 3B, WEW_v2.0, whole genome shotgun sequence genome contains the following:
- the LOC119280332 gene encoding uncharacterized protein LOC119280332 produces the protein MGKKRKQDQWKDDSSPSDGKRHRSCHWENGETSRPNDGMSPREGSSDIVRAVIELKDFMQIQLCTEEKFKRNIQKLKEKRKKDKIKHKEDLRVLKEDLIRIFKEDHEVLKSKIQEMQKEACTEVNHYKASPSQRSQLCQPTRFRLKIENCVKKIIYRKGIVETKDGGDHIKVVMYDGDNRIASDHPLASVRVELVVIKGGFNESKPTPVSWSKEEFEKNIVQPPEGIKRLVENGTFDLIDGSGAHEGAIIMDNSKQREFKIGVMIAVPTKIRVLEGVSNPFKVQEGKTRKLAPKKMGKKPSPPVSTQNLVQPTSSHATQHSKG, from the exons ATGGGCAAGAAGAGGAAACAAGATCAATGGAAAGATGACTCCAGCCCTTCTGATGGCAAGCGCCATAGGTCTTGCCACTGGGAGAATGG GGAGACGAGCAGGCCAAATGATGGGATGTCGCCTCGGGAGGGGTCTTCAGATATCGTTCGCGCCGTTATCGAATTGAAAGACTTCATGCAG ATTCAACTGTGCACGGAGGAAAAATTCAAAAGGAATATCCAAAAGCTTAAGGAAAAGAGGAAAAAAGACAAGATCAAGCATAAGGAAGATCTCAGAGTACTCAAGGAAGACCTCATcagaatattcaaggaagatcacgAAGTGCtcaaatcaaaaatccaagaaatgcAAAAAGAAGCATGTACTGAAGTAAATCATTACAAGGCATCTCCATCTCAGAG ATCACAACTATGCCAACCAACAAGATTTCGACTAAAAATTGAAAATTGTGTGAAGAAAATAATATACAGAAAGGGAATTGTAGAGACCAAGGATGGTGGAGATCACATAAAAGTTGTCATGTATGATGGTGACAATCGAATTGCATCTGACCATCCTCTTGCTTCTGTAAGAGTTGAGCTAGTTGTCATTAAAGGAGGGTTCAATGAATCTAAACCTACACCAGTTTCTTGGTCTAAAGAGGAGTTTGAGAAAAACATTGTACAACCGCCAGAAGGAATCAAAAGGTTGGTGGAAAATGGTACATTTGATCTGATTGATGGGAGTGGTGCTCATGAAGGTGCCATTATTATGGATAATTCAAAACAAAGGGAATTTAAGATTGGAGTAATGATCGCAGTGCCTACAAAAATTAGAGTTCTTGAAGGAGTATCAAATCCCTTCAAAGTGCAGGAAGGCAAGACAAGAA AGCTAGCACCAAAGAAAATGGGTAAAAAGCCTTCTCCTCCAGTTTCGACGCAAAACTTGGTACAGCCAACCAGCAGCCACGCAACACAACATAGTAAAGGCTAG